In Enterobacter cloacae, the following are encoded in one genomic region:
- a CDS encoding O-methyltransferase gives MQQQWSAVDNYMISSLIPQDEVLQQVLENNKRAGLPEHDVAANQGQLLALFVRMTQARRILEIGTLGAYSAIWMARALPADGKLMTLEADPVHAEVARTNIQLAGLNERIELTEGPALKSLEQFGDIPPFDLIFIDADKPNNPGYLEWALYYSRPGTLIIGDNVVRDGEVINGQSDDARVQGVRRFIEMTGDNPRLTATALQTVGLKGWDGFTLAIVNG, from the coding sequence GTGCAACAACAATGGTCTGCAGTCGATAATTACATGATTTCTTCGCTCATTCCTCAGGATGAGGTTCTCCAGCAGGTTCTCGAAAACAACAAACGTGCCGGTTTACCTGAGCACGACGTTGCCGCTAATCAGGGGCAGCTTCTGGCCCTCTTTGTCCGTATGACACAGGCAAGACGCATTCTGGAGATTGGCACGCTGGGTGCTTACAGCGCCATCTGGATGGCTCGCGCCCTGCCGGCTGACGGGAAGCTGATGACACTCGAAGCTGACCCGGTACATGCTGAGGTGGCACGCACGAATATCCAGCTGGCGGGGCTTAATGAGCGCATTGAACTGACAGAAGGTCCGGCGCTCAAATCCCTCGAACAATTTGGCGATATTCCCCCGTTTGACCTGATTTTTATTGATGCCGATAAACCAAACAATCCCGGCTACCTTGAGTGGGCACTGTACTACTCGCGTCCGGGCACGTTGATTATCGGTGATAACGTCGTGCGCGACGGCGAAGTCATTAACGGCCAAAGTGATGACGCACGCGTACAGGGCGTTCGGCGGTTTATTGAGATGACGGGAGATAATCCACGTCTTACTGCCACAGCGCTGCAAACGGTCGGTCTGAAGGGGTGGGATGGCTTTACGCTGGCAATAGTGAACGGATGA
- a CDS encoding ATP-dependent helicase: protein MTEQQKLTFPMLLQQLDSLMLRDKQRFARRLHGVKKVKNPDAQQAIYQEMAKEIEQAAGKVVLREAARPDITYPENLPVSQKKQDILNAVRDHQVVIVAGETGSGKTTQLPKICMELGRGVKGLIGHTQPRRLAARTVANRIAEELQTEPGGCIGYKVRFSDHVSDNTMVKLMTDGILLAEIQQDRLLMQYDTIIIDEAHERSLNIDFLLGYLKELLPRRPDLKIIITSATIDPERFSKHFNNAPIIEVSGRTFPVEVRYRPIVEEADDTERDQLQAIFDAVDELGNESADDILIFMSGEREIRDTADALSKRDLRHTEILPLYARLSNSEQNRVFQAHSGRRIVLATNVAETSLTVPGIKYVIDPGTARISRYSYRTKVQRLPIEPVSQASANQRKGRCGRVSEGICIRLYSEDDYLSRPEFTDPEILRTNLASVILQMTALGLGDIAAFPFVEAPDKRNIQDGVRLLEELGAITTDEQATAYKLTPQGRQLSQLPVDPRLARMVLEAQKHGCVREAMIITSALSIQDPRERPMDKQQASDEKHRRFHDKESDFLAFVNLWNYLGEQQKALSSNQFRRQCRVDFLNYLRVREWQDIYTQLRQVVKELGIPVNSEPAEYREIHIALLTGLLSHIGMKDAEKQEFTGARNARFSIFPGSGLFKKPPKWTMVAELVETSRLWGRIAARIDPEWVEPVAQHLLKRAYSEPHWERAQGAVMATEKVTVYGLPVVAARKVNYSQIDPALCRELFIRHALVEGDWQTRHAFFRENLKLRAEVEELEHKSRRRDILVDDEALFEFYDQRISHDVISARHFDNWWKKVSKETPDLLNFEKSMLIKEGAESVSKLDYPNFWHQGNLKLRLTYQFEPGTDADGVTVHIPLPLLNQVEESGFEWQIPGLRRELVIALIKSLPKPVRRNFVPAPNYAEAFLGRVTPLELPLLDSLEREFRRMTGTTIDRDDWNWDQVPDHLKISFRVVDDKNKKLQEGRSLTELKDALKGKVQETLSAVADDGIEQSGLHIWSFGQLPESYEQKRGNYKVKAWPALVDERDSVAIKLFDNPQEQQQMMWRGLRRLLLLNIPSPIKYLHEKLPNKAKLGLYFNPYGKVLDLIDDCISCGVDKLINEAGGPVWSEEAFVTLHDKVRAELNDTVVEIAKQVEQILTTVFNINKRLKGRVDMTMALGLSDVKAQMAGLVYRGFVTGNGFKRLGDTLRYLQAIEKRLEKMAIDPHRDRAQMLKVESVQQTWQQWLNKLPPARREDEDVQAIRWMIEELRVSFFAQQLGTPYPISDKRILQAMEQVSA from the coding sequence ATGACAGAACAACAAAAATTAACCTTCCCGATGCTCCTGCAACAGCTTGATTCGTTGATGCTGCGCGACAAACAGCGGTTTGCCCGCCGTCTGCACGGGGTCAAGAAGGTTAAAAATCCTGATGCACAACAGGCCATTTACCAGGAGATGGCGAAAGAGATTGAACAGGCAGCAGGGAAGGTTGTGCTGCGCGAAGCCGCACGTCCGGATATCACCTACCCGGAAAACCTGCCTGTCAGCCAGAAAAAACAGGACATCCTTAACGCCGTGCGAGACCACCAGGTGGTGATTGTCGCGGGGGAAACGGGTTCCGGGAAAACCACCCAGTTGCCGAAAATTTGCATGGAGCTGGGGCGCGGTGTGAAAGGGCTGATTGGTCATACGCAGCCGCGTCGTCTGGCGGCGCGTACCGTGGCGAACCGTATTGCCGAAGAGCTGCAAACGGAGCCGGGCGGTTGCATTGGTTACAAGGTGCGATTCAGCGATCACGTTAGCGATAACACCATGGTCAAGCTGATGACCGACGGTATTCTGCTGGCCGAAATCCAGCAGGACAGGCTGCTGATGCAGTACGACACCATCATCATCGATGAAGCGCATGAACGCAGCCTGAATATCGATTTCCTGCTCGGCTACCTGAAAGAGCTGCTGCCACGTCGCCCGGATCTGAAAATCATCATTACTTCCGCGACCATCGACCCGGAACGTTTCTCGAAGCATTTCAACAATGCACCGATTATCGAAGTTTCTGGCCGTACTTTCCCGGTGGAAGTGCGTTATCGCCCGATTGTTGAAGAGGCGGATGATACCGAGCGCGACCAGTTGCAGGCTATTTTCGATGCCGTCGATGAGCTGGGGAACGAAAGCGCGGACGATATCCTGATCTTTATGAGCGGCGAGCGTGAAATTCGCGATACCGCTGATGCGCTCAGCAAGCGTGACCTGCGCCATACGGAGATCCTGCCGTTGTACGCACGCCTGTCGAACAGTGAACAGAACCGTGTGTTCCAGGCGCACAGCGGGCGTCGCATCGTGCTGGCAACCAACGTGGCGGAAACCTCGCTGACCGTGCCGGGCATTAAATATGTCATCGACCCGGGTACGGCGCGTATCAGCCGCTACAGTTACCGCACCAAAGTTCAGCGTCTGCCGATTGAGCCGGTTTCACAGGCCTCTGCAAATCAGCGTAAAGGGCGCTGTGGCCGTGTATCGGAAGGGATTTGTATTCGCCTCTATTCCGAGGACGATTACCTGTCGCGCCCGGAGTTTACCGACCCGGAGATCCTGCGTACCAACCTGGCGTCCGTCATCCTGCAGATGACCGCGCTGGGGCTGGGTGATATCGCCGCGTTCCCGTTTGTGGAAGCGCCGGATAAACGCAACATTCAGGACGGCGTGCGCCTTCTGGAAGAGTTAGGAGCCATCACCACTGACGAACAGGCAACGGCGTATAAACTGACCCCGCAGGGGCGTCAGCTCAGCCAGCTGCCGGTTGACCCGCGTCTGGCACGTATGGTGCTGGAAGCGCAGAAACACGGCTGTGTGCGCGAGGCGATGATCATCACTTCGGCGCTTTCCATTCAGGATCCGCGCGAGCGGCCGATGGATAAACAGCAAGCGTCTGATGAGAAACATCGTCGCTTCCACGATAAAGAATCCGATTTCCTCGCCTTTGTGAACCTGTGGAACTACCTCGGCGAGCAGCAGAAAGCGCTGTCGTCGAATCAGTTCCGCCGCCAGTGTCGTGTGGATTTCCTTAACTACCTGCGCGTGCGCGAGTGGCAGGATATCTACACTCAGCTGCGCCAGGTGGTGAAAGAACTGGGTATTCCGGTGAACAGCGAACCGGCTGAATACCGTGAAATACATATCGCGCTGTTGACCGGTCTGCTGTCCCATATCGGGATGAAAGATGCCGAAAAACAGGAGTTTACCGGCGCACGTAACGCCCGTTTCTCCATCTTCCCTGGCTCTGGTTTATTCAAAAAACCGCCGAAGTGGACCATGGTGGCCGAACTGGTGGAAACCAGCCGTCTGTGGGGGCGTATTGCTGCCCGTATCGATCCTGAATGGGTTGAGCCGGTTGCTCAGCATCTGCTGAAGCGCGCTTACAGTGAACCGCACTGGGAGCGGGCGCAGGGCGCGGTCATGGCGACCGAAAAAGTGACCGTTTATGGCCTGCCGGTAGTGGCGGCGCGTAAGGTTAACTACAGCCAGATTGACCCGGCGCTGTGCCGCGAGCTGTTTATTCGTCATGCGCTGGTTGAAGGCGACTGGCAGACGCGCCACGCGTTCTTCCGTGAAAACCTTAAGCTGCGTGCTGAAGTTGAAGAACTTGAGCATAAATCCCGTCGCCGCGACATTCTGGTGGACGATGAAGCACTGTTCGAGTTTTACGACCAGCGCATCAGCCACGATGTGATTTCTGCCCGTCATTTCGACAACTGGTGGAAGAAAGTCAGCAAAGAGACGCCTGACCTGCTCAACTTTGAGAAGAGCATGTTGATCAAGGAAGGGGCGGAGTCGGTCAGTAAGCTCGATTACCCGAACTTCTGGCACCAGGGCAACCTCAAGCTGCGACTGACCTATCAGTTTGAACCGGGAACGGATGCCGATGGTGTAACGGTGCATATCCCGTTGCCGTTGTTAAACCAGGTGGAAGAGAGCGGGTTTGAGTGGCAGATCCCCGGCCTGCGCCGCGAGCTGGTGATTGCGTTGATTAAATCGCTGCCAAAACCGGTGCGCCGTAACTTTGTTCCTGCGCCGAACTATGCCGAAGCATTTTTAGGCCGCGTGACGCCGCTGGAGCTGCCGCTGCTGGATTCTCTTGAACGTGAATTCAGGCGTATGACCGGCACCACTATCGATCGCGATGACTGGAACTGGGATCAGGTGCCCGATCACCTGAAAATCAGTTTCCGCGTGGTGGACGATAAAAACAAAAAACTGCAGGAAGGCCGTTCGCTAACCGAACTGAAAGATGCCCTGAAAGGCAAAGTTCAGGAAACACTCTCTGCCGTCGCGGATGACGGTATCGAGCAGAGCGGGTTGCACATCTGGAGTTTTGGTCAACTGCCGGAAAGCTACGAGCAGAAACGCGGCAACTATAAAGTGAAGGCCTGGCCAGCACTGGTGGATGAGCGTGACAGCGTGGCGATCAAGCTGTTCGATAATCCGCAGGAACAGCAGCAGATGATGTGGCGCGGGCTGCGTCGTTTGCTGCTGCTCAACATCCCGTCGCCGATCAAGTATTTGCACGAGAAGTTACCGAACAAAGCCAAACTGGGTCTGTACTTTAACCCGTACGGCAAGGTGCTGGATCTTATCGACGACTGTATCTCCTGCGGCGTGGATAAGCTGATTAACGAGGCGGGTGGCCCGGTCTGGTCGGAAGAGGCGTTTGTCACGCTGCACGATAAGGTGCGGGCAGAGCTGAACGACACCGTCGTGGAAATTGCTAAACAGGTCGAGCAGATCCTGACAACCGTGTTCAACATCAACAAACGCCTGAAAGGGCGCGTGGATATGACGATGGCGCTTGGGCTATCGGATGTGAAAGCTCAGATGGCGGGGCTGGTTTACCGTGGGTTTGTTACCGGCAATGGCTTTAAACGTCTGGGTGACACCCTGCGTTACCTGCAGGCGATAGAAAAACGTCTGGAGAAAATGGCCATCGACCCACATCGTGACCGCGCGCAGATGCTGAAAGTGGAGAGCGTTCAGCAGACGTGGCAGCAGTGGCTGAACAAGTTACCTCCGGCGCGCCGCGAAGATGAAGACGTGCAGGCGATCCGCTGGATGATTGAAGAGCTGCGCGTCAGCTTCTTCGCTCAGCAACTGGGAACGCCATATCCGATTTCGGATAAACGTATTTTGCAGGCAATGGAGCAGGTTTCAGCGTAG
- the azoR gene encoding FMN-dependent NADH-azoreductase: protein MSKVLVLKSSILAGYSQSGQLSDYFVEQWREQHPADEITVRDLAARPIPVLDGELVGALRPGDTPLTSRQQEALALSDELIAELQAHDVIVINAPMYNFNISTQLKNYFDLVARAGVTFRYTENGPEGLVKGKRAVVLTSRGGIHKDTPTDLVTPYLSVFLGFIGITDVNFVFAEGIAYGPEMATKAQSDAKAAIDDFVAA, encoded by the coding sequence ATGAGCAAAGTATTAGTTTTGAAATCCAGTATTCTGGCAGGGTACTCTCAGTCTGGTCAGTTGTCTGATTACTTCGTTGAGCAGTGGCGTGAACAGCATCCTGCTGATGAAATCACCGTACGTGACCTGGCTGCCCGCCCAATTCCTGTGCTGGATGGCGAACTGGTTGGCGCGCTGCGTCCAGGCGACACCCCACTGACCTCACGTCAGCAGGAAGCGCTGGCTCTCTCTGATGAGCTGATTGCTGAGCTGCAGGCGCACGACGTCATCGTGATCAACGCCCCAATGTACAACTTCAACATTTCAACTCAGTTGAAGAACTACTTCGACCTGGTAGCGCGTGCAGGCGTAACCTTCCGTTACACCGAGAATGGCCCAGAAGGTCTGGTTAAAGGTAAACGTGCTGTGGTTCTGACCAGCCGTGGCGGTATTCACAAAGATACCCCAACTGACCTGGTTACACCGTACCTGAGCGTCTTCCTGGGCTTCATCGGCATCACCGACGTGAACTTCGTGTTCGCCGAAGGTATCGCTTACGGCCCGGAAATGGCGACCAAAGCGCAGTCTGATGCGAAAGCCGCTATCGATGATTTCGTAGCCGCCTAA
- a CDS encoding RNA pseudouridine synthase, translated as MSAIIDTFIAPPCFAEIEILWQDDDLILINKPSGLLSLSGKNPQNLDSVHYRLVQAFPGCTLVHRLDFGTSGLMVIARNKAINAALCHQFSQRAINKVYTALLCGHVDNNEGVIDAPIAKDPALFPLMSICAINGKPARSRYRVVERMFQEQEDGTVLPLTRVQLTPETGRTHQLRIHCQQLGHPIIGCDLYGGLEWPGTEQTPRLMLHASGLDFVHPVSGKAINARHDAPF; from the coding sequence ATGTCTGCGATTATTGATACTTTTATTGCCCCGCCGTGCTTTGCGGAAATAGAGATCCTCTGGCAGGATGACGACCTTATACTGATCAACAAACCTTCAGGGTTGTTGAGCCTCTCAGGTAAAAACCCGCAAAACCTCGATTCTGTACACTACCGCCTGGTACAGGCCTTCCCCGGCTGCACGCTGGTGCATCGTCTTGATTTCGGCACCTCCGGGCTGATGGTGATTGCCCGTAATAAGGCGATCAATGCCGCGCTCTGCCATCAGTTCAGCCAGCGCGCCATCAACAAGGTTTACACGGCTCTGCTCTGCGGGCATGTGGATAACAACGAGGGGGTCATTGATGCACCGATTGCCAAAGATCCGGCGCTGTTCCCGCTAATGTCGATTTGCGCCATCAACGGCAAACCTGCCCGCTCCCGTTATCGGGTGGTAGAGCGAATGTTTCAGGAACAGGAAGACGGAACGGTGTTACCGTTGACGCGCGTGCAGCTTACCCCGGAGACCGGGCGAACCCATCAACTACGCATTCACTGCCAGCAGTTAGGTCACCCGATTATCGGTTGCGATTTGTATGGTGGTCTTGAATGGCCGGGTACCGAACAGACGCCCCGGCTCATGCTGCACGCAAGCGGGCTGGATTTTGTTCATCCGGTGAGCGGAAAAGCGATCAACGCCCGTCACGACGCACCATTCTGA